The Rhizoctonia solani chromosome 4, complete sequence genome contains a region encoding:
- a CDS encoding 26S proteasome regulatory complex, subunit Rpn2/Psmd1 — protein sequence MVAHPRTSAAGILALLAEPELEIKQRAIVELIQLIPDFWAEISEEISAIEALSESSDLQPAARENAALVASKVYYYLGQYDDALSFALRAGNAFEAELKQEKSAEYAETIVSNAIDRYIAQRVEFAETTDPSTLPNSGADSDKIDSRLRSIIERIFTLAIEGGDVRQALGIALESSRLDIVTRIFEHTHDTELLSYAMDAVLDVGFNLATRNRVLHHLCPLFPLPKPGANYTIALTRLHVALATPSVTNPLFQKLIESGDKTNRLLACQLAFDLVEGSTQDFLRIVSNSLPSGENYELIRQILSGADSIRLKLDFLQRNNKVDLAILKHTKESLEHRSSVYHNALTLSNAFMHAGTTSDVFLRNNLDWLGRASNWSKFSATGAFGVIHKGNVAQAMELLGPYLPGASSGAGSSPFSEGGALFALGIVHAGRGSEVEGFLREKVRQAAGGEVVQHGAALGLGIAGMASRSEEAYDELKEVLFTDSAIASEAAAYAMGLVMLGSGQQKATDEMLAYAHETQHEKIIRGLAIGVAFLYYGRQESADTVIENALKEKDPLLRYGGVYTLALAYAGTGDSRAVRKLLHVAVSDTSDDVRRAAVTALAFLLFKSPTQVPRIVQLLSESYNPHVRCGATLALGLACAGTGLQDAIDLLQPMTKDPVDFVRQGAFISLGMILVQQSEASSPSLSSTRALYHKIVSDKHEDPMARFGAALGQGFIDAGGRNCSISLQSRTGSGNMSAIVGMVLFCQFWYWYPLAHCACLAFEPTGVIGLTEELKTPSFEFVSNARPALFAYPAAVKPPTKETVEKVATAVLSTTAKAKAREKTKEKEKAANDGERMDTDESPAAAAQDDEMKVDEPAPAPTPKRAGPAPTSETLQNLSRVTPAQMQYITFPQKADSSPCGPSERAEAPFGTESASTENMGAQTEGQSPAAQQGSSNDEAPPPPAVQNNVFCCRSSEVEKWVFDVQKEVCWIQLAVVVNMVLTATRRKKCDETRPICERCTKAGMQCLGYEPEGSDSRPTRVRSKAAARVSSAGSRNSSVPRPSASTSATPASAITSPTDPTSPGQSQQLTQLPFPLIPNDAILPIQRCYWNDVFDFSFMSPSLSTLPFNSTFGGDPSTWDAGLLSNDVGVWAPQHSESPGNMTLDSQATTSLATSNLADNQSRSMALYKPHQPPARTSKQMTSGQASLLNALFSLGQSTPDCMMPTPNASFSTPPSTTSSAWPSPDQEGDESDTSEDSDPEGVREIVCGSPTLEPTVQSNTLPFVLYSYATMVTRTVYEPLKMASHMREWLTDRFYKSEESRTGITTLAGIFHTIWNLKASPADYLPLASRIVSQFRQKITQASSTINLATQSDMERLTTLGEALEIINLQMQAGTLRTTMELMAETAPLFRSACPEAPHELIDLPAKLTHPDISLRHFVTIDVILSAAVLRPMHFRYKTHCSKDFRDREDWGLQWFNGVPGELILIMARINMLVVDYWANVDPEVIAEIERQLKEFKSAPGKSPDAYLMVARLAVQECWRLAVLVYLYMCLCGADAKDPRVEKAQRSFMRVLDRTKPNRTPDVFLLAPMTIVGRATYRPRERDIIRRRLLNIQECAHPGTCGNDAVRILEAMWTRSDAEGRSVVWSDGRLAVRSVCGI from the exons ATGGTAGCTCATCCTCGAACTTCAGCTGCTGGAATTCTGGCATTATTAGCAGAGCCAGAACTCGAAATTAAACAAAGAGCTATTGTTGAGCTCATTCAACTTATTCCTGACTTTTGGGCTGAGATTTCAGAGGAGATATCGGCCAT CGAAGCTCTTTCAGAATCAAGTGACCTCCAACCAGCAGCACGCGAAAATGCAGCTCTGGTTGCGAGCAAGGTCTACTATTACCTAGGCCAGTACGATGATGCCCTTTCATTTGCTTTGCGGGCCGGGAACGCATTCGAGGCCGAATTGAAACAAGAAAAGTCTGCCGAATACGCAGAGACCATAGTTT CCAATGCGATTGATAGATACATCGCCCAACGAGTAGAATTTGCTGAAACGACCGACCCTTCAACACTCCCCAACTCTGGTGCTGATTCCGACAAGATCGACTCTCGCCTAAGATCGATTATTGAGCGCATATTCACTCTTGCCATTGAAGGAGGAGACGTACGTCAGGCTCTGGGTATTGCATTGGAGTCCTCGCGCCTGGATATTGTCACTAGGATCTTCGAACACACACACGATACCGAACTTCTTTCATATGCGATGGACGCGGTGCTCGATGTCGGATTCAACCTTGCGACTCGAAACCGGGTCTTACACCATCTCTGCCCACTCTTCCCACTCCCTAAGCCTGGTGCCAACTACACTATCGCTCTTACCCGCCTCCATGTCGCACTTGCCACACCTTCTGTCACGAATCCGCTCTTCCAGAAGCTTATCGAAAGCGGAGACAAAACCAACCGTCTCCTGGCTTGCCAACTCGCTTTCGATCTTGTCGAAGGATCTACCCAAGATTTTCTTCGCATCGTATCCAATTCCCTCCCCTCCGGTGAAAACTACGAACTCATTCGACAAATCCTTTCCGGTGCCGATTCTATCAGGCTCAAGCTTGATTTCCTCCAACGAAATAACAAGGTCGACCTCGCCATCTTGAAGCACACTAAGGAATCGCTCGAGCATAGGAGCAGTGTGTACCATAACGCGCTCACTTTGAGTAACGCGTTCATGCACGCTGGGACGACAAGCGATGTGTTCCTTCGTAATAACCTCGACTGGCTGGGACGAGCCAGCAACTGGTCTAAATTCAGCGCAACCGGCGCTTTTGGAGTTATCCACAAGGGCAATGTCGCCCAGGCTATGGAGCTATTGGGACCGTATCTTCCTGGAGCATCGAGTGGTGCAGGATCAAGCCCATTTAGCGAGGGAGGCGCATTATTTGCGTTGGGTATTGTTCATGCTGGCCGTGGAAGTGAAGTTGAAGGCTTTTTGAGGGAAAAGGTTCGGCAAGCGGCTGGCGGCGAAGTTGTTCAGCATGGCGCAGCGTTGGGATTGGGCATTGCCGGTATGGCGAGTCGATCCGAAG AGGCATATGATGAGCTCAAGGAAGTCTTATTCACCGACAGTGCCATCGCATCCGAGGCCGCTGCATACGCCATGGGTCTGGTGATGCTTGGCTCTGGACAACAAAAAGCTACTGATGAGATGCTCGCATATGCTCATGAAACGCAACACGAGAAGATCATTCGTGGTCTTGCTATTGGAGTGGCCTTCTTGTACTATGGTCGTCAGGAATCTGCGGATACTGTGATTGAAAACGCGCTGAAGGAGAAG GACCCACTTCTCCGATATGGTGGTGTTTATACCTTGGCCCTCGCCTATGCTGGAACCGGAGATTCTCGCGCAGTTCGAAAGCTTCTCCACGTCGCTGTATCTGACACCTCGGACGACGTTCGTCGAGCGGCCGTAACTGCACTTGCCTTCCTTCTCTTTAAGAGCCCGACTCAAGTACCAAGGATCGTCCAACTTTTGAGCGAGAGTTACAACCCCCATGTCAGGTGCGGTGCGACCCTCGCCCTCGGCCTGGCGTGCGCAGGAACCGGGCTCCAGGATGCTATCGATCTACTACAGCCTATGACCAAAGACCCTGTCGACTTTGTCCGCCAAGGCGCATTTATTTCACTCGGCATGATCCTCGTTCAGCAATCCGAGGCTTCTTCGCCCTCGCTTTCGTCCACTAGAGCGTTATACCACAAGATCGTTTCGGACAAGCACGAGGATCCGATGGCTAGGTTTGGTGCCGCCCTTGGACAGGGATTCATTGATGCCGGGGGACGAAACTGCAGCATTTCGCTCCAGAGCAGGACGGGAAGTGGCAATATGAGTGCCATCGTGGGGATGGTTCTATTTTGCCAGTTCTGGTACTGGTACCCCCTTGCCCACTGTGCATGCCTCGCCTTTGAGCCTACAGGTGTCATCGGGCTTACCGAGGAACTCAAG ACTCCCTCGTTCGAATTTGTTTCGAATGCCCGTCCGGCGTTGTTCGCGTACCCCGCGGCGGTAAAGCCACCGACCAAAGAAACGGTCGAAAAGGTCGCGACAGCTGTGCTTTCAACGACCGCCAAGGCCAAGGCGCGCGAAAAGActaaggaaaaggaaaaggctgcCAACGATGGAGAGCGCATGGATACG GATGAGAGTCCTGCGGCCGCAGCTCAAGACGATGAAATGAAGGTCGACGAGCCCGCACCGGCGCCCACGCCTAAACGGGCTGGACCCGCACCAACGTCGGAGACACTTCAAAACCTCTCGCGCGTGACCCCAGCGCAGATGCAGTACATTACGTTCCCGCAGAAAGCCgattccagcccgtgcggccCATCGGAAAGGGCGGAGGCG CCATTCGGGACTGAATCGGCCTCGACGGAAAATATGGGGGCCCAGACGGAGGGCCAGTCTCCAGCGGCTCAGCAGGGCTCGAGCAATGACGAAGCCCCTCCCCCGCCTGCTGTTCAG AATAATGTCTTCTGCTGCAGGTCGAGTGAGGTCGAAAAATGGGTGTTTGACGTGCAAAAAGAGGTGTGTTGGATCCAACTTGCCGTCGTCGTCAATATGGTTCTCACAGCCACCAGGCGCAAAAAGTGTGACGAAACCCGCCCAATATGTGAAAGATGTACGAAAGCTGGGATGCAATGTCTGGGATACGAACCTGAAGGCTCCGACTCACGTCCGACGAGGGTTAGGTCAAAGGCGGCTGCTCGAGTCTCCTCGGCCGGCTCAAGAAACTCAAGTGTCCCTCGCCCATCAGCGTCTACCTCTGCAACACCCGCTTCTGCCATAACATCCCCCACGGACCCCACCTCTCCTGGCCAATCACAGCAGCTAACACAACTCCCCTTTCCTCTGATACCAAACGATGCCATATTGCCCA TTCAACGATGCTATTGGAACGATGTTTTTGACTTTTCCTTCATGTCTCCTTCGCTCTCCACTCTCCCCTTCAACTCCACCTTTGGCGGCGATCCCTCGACCTGGGATGCAGGTTTACTGTCAAATGACGTCGGAGTCTGGGCTCCTCAACACTCGGAAAGTCCCGGCAATATGACACTGGACTCACAAGCCACAACCTCGCTCGCCACGTCCAACTTGGCCGATAACCAGTCGCGCAGTATGGCCCTGTACAAACCACATCAACCCCCGGCCCGCACGTCCAAGCAGATGACCTCTGGCCAGGCATCGCTCCTCAACGCCCTCTTTAGTCTCGGCCAGTCGACCCCGGACTGTATGATGCCCACGCCCAATGCTTCCTTTTCAACACCGCCCAGCACTACCAGCTCAGCCTGGCCTTCCCCCGACCAAGAGGGAGACGAGTCTGACACGAGCGAGGATTCGGACCCCGAAGGCGTTCGGGAAATCGTATGTGGGTCGCCTACATTGGAGCCTACGGTTCAGAGCAACACTCTTCCGTTTGTGCTCTACAGCT ATGCCACAATGGTCACTCGAACAGTCTACGAGCCGCTGAAAATGGCCTCTCATATGAGGGAATGGTTGACCGACCGATTCTACAAGTCAGAAGAATCTCGGACGGGGATTACCACGCTCGCAGGCATATTTCACACAATATGGAACCTCAAAGCGAGCCCTGCAGACTATCTTCCTCTGGCTTCGAGAATCGTTTCCCAGTTCCGCCAGAAAATAACGCAGGCGAGCTCCACTATAAATCTCGCTACTCAGAGTGATATGGAAAGACTCACGACGCTAGGTGAAGCGTTAGAG ATAATCAACCTCCAAATGCAGGCTGGGACGCTGAGGACCACAATGGAGTTGATGGCCGAGACTGCTCCGCTGTTTCGCAGCGCGTGTCCAGAGGCTCCGCATGAATTAATCGACCTCCCCGCCAAACTTACTCATCCTGACATCTCGCTGAGACATTTCGTGACCATTGACGTGATCCTGAGTGCTGCTGTTCTTCGCCCGATGCACTTCCGATACAAGACTCACTGTTCAAAGGATTTCCGAGATAGAGAAGATTGGGGCTTGCAGTGGTTCAATGGAGTCCCCGGTGAATTGATTCTCATCATGGCAAGAATAAACATGCTCGTGGTCGATTATTGGGCCAACGTTGACCCGGAGGTAATTGCGGAAATTGAACGGCAACTCAAGGAATTCAAATCTGCGCCAGGAAAATCCCCTGATGCCTATCTCATGGTCGCGCGACTTGCGGTACAGGAATGTTGGAGATTGGCTGTGCTAGTGTATTTGTATATG TGCTTATGTGGTGCGGACGCGAAAGATCCTCGAGTTGAGAAGGCCCAGAGGAGTTTCATGAGAGTCCTAGACCGAACGAAACCCAATCGTACCCCCGACGTATTCCTTCTGGCACCAATGACGATT GTTGGTCGGGCAACCTATCGCCCTCGGGAACGCGATATCATTCGCCGGAGACTATTAAATATCCAAGAGTGCGCGCATCCCGGAACGTGCGGGAACGACGCTGTCCGGATTCTCGAGGCCATGTGGACGAGGTCTGATGCTGAGGGTCGCTCGGTGGTTTGGAGTGATGGGAGGCTTGCCGTCCGATCCGTTTGTGGCATTTAG